TTCCCGGGAAAGGCGCAGCCAGGTGGCCCGATCCGCCGTAGTCTGGGGCTCCCCGGCCATGGCGGCCAGGGCTCGGGCCGTTGCTGCCGGGTCCTGACGGGCGTTTTCCCTGATCTGTTCCAGCCGTTCCCTGACCCCGGTGGGGGCGGCGGGACTTTCGCTGGCTCCGGCCGCCAGGGAGGGGAGGGCGCTCAGGGCCAGGAGCAGGGCTCCTGCCAGCACGGACAGGGGGGAATGGGGTAGGGGCATGGCTGGGTCCGGAAAAAAGGAAAGGGGGGATTGTTCCCCTCCCGGGGCCGGGCCCGGAATGCGGCGGATTGTCGCAGGGGTGGGTGGGGGCCGCCGGGCTCAGGCCTGGGGCGGGGAAAAGCGGAAAATGCCCGCTTCCGTTACCAGGGCGTCCAGGGGCATGTCGTGGGCTTCCGGGCGAATATCCGCCACCCGGGCCTGTTCAAAACCCACGCCGATAGCCAGGGGGCGGGGGGCCAGGGCGGCCAGGGTGCGGTCAAAGTAGCCGCCCCCATAACCCAGCCGGTAGCCTTTTTCATCCACCCCATTAACCGGCAGCAGCAGGACGCTGGGGACGACCCAGTCCCCGGTGGCCGGGGTGGGAATGCCGTAGCGGTCCGGGGTCAGGGGGGTATCCGGGGTCCAGGGGCGAAAGGCCAGGGGGGCGGCGTTTTTCACCACCACCGGCAGGGCCGGGGTGGCGCCCCGGCGGGCCAGGTCCACCAGGGCGGGGCGCAGGTCCGGTTCGTTATGGACCGGCCAGCAAAAGCCCACTACCTGCTGGGCCAGTTGGGGAAAGCCCGCCAGCAGGTGGGCGCAGATGGCCTGGGAAAGGGCGGCCACCTGTTCCGGGGCCAGGGCCAGACGGGCGGCCACCAGCTGCCGGCGCAGGGCGCTGCGGCAGGAAAGGGAGTGGGGGCCGGCGGGGGCCGGGGAGGAAGGGGCGGCGCTCATGTGCTATGCTGCGAATGCTGTAGTCCTGGCGTCCAGCTTATCACACACGATGTTCTCCCCCTTTTCCTCCTCCCGCTTTTCCGCCCCCCTGGCTCCCTGGCGTGCCGGGCTCGGCAAACTTCTGTGGATCGGCCTGTGGGCCTGTTCCTCCCTGGCTTCCGCCTATACGGATGACCGCTTTCTCCTCGCCCGTGACGCTTTCCGGGCCGGGGATGCGGCCCGGCTGGAACGCCTGGCTCCCGAACTCCAGGGCTCCGATCTGGGGCCCTATGTGGATTATTACCGGCTGCGCATTCACCTGGATCAGACCGATCCGGCGGCCATCGCGGATTTTCTCAACCGGCAGGACAAAACCTACCTGGCGGAAAAGCTGCGGGGCGATTGGCTGCGCTTCCTGGCCAAGCAGCAACGCTGGCAGGAATTCGACGCCGAATATCCCAAGGTTTCCCAGCCGGACCAGGATTTAGCCTGCTACGCCTTGCAGGGACGCATTCAGCGGGGCGATGGTCGGGCCCTGGATGAGGCCTTGCCCCTCTGGCGCAGCCTGATGGACCCGCCCCCGCCCTGTGTGCCGGTGCTGGAAGCCCTGGTGCTGAACAAGCGGGTGCTGGCCGCCGATGTCTGGGACCGCATCCATCTCCAGTTTGAAGCCAACAAAACGGCCCAGGCCTGGAATACGGTCCAGTATCTGCCCGTCTCCCAGGCCCCGGACAGCCGGACCTATGCCCAGGTGGTGGATAAGCCCCTGGTCTGGCTCTACCAGCTGCCCCCCAGCTTTGCCGCCAACCGGCAGGTGCGGGAATTGGCCCTCCTGGCCCTGCAACGGGTAGCCCGCAATGACCCGGCGGTGGCCAAGGACCGGCTGGAAAAGCTCCAGGACCAGTTCCAGGCCAACGACCTGCACTGGATTTGGGGCGAGGTGGCCTGGCAGGCCGCTTCCCGCCATTTTGGCGATGCCCTCAATTGGTATAAGCGGGCCGGGGACGGGGTGTTGAGCGACGAGCCCCAGGCTTGGCGCGTGCGGGCCGCCTTGCGGGCCCAGGATTGGGGCGCCGTGCGGGACGGGGTGGAGGCCATGCGGCCGCCCCAGTCCGAGGACCCCACCTGGATTTACTGGCTGGGCCGGGCCTATAAGGCGGGGGGGATGCTGGACAAGGCCAACCGGCTGTTCCAGCGCATCGCCGGGCAGGCCAATTTCTACGGCAGTCTGGCGTCCGAAGAACTGGGCCGGCCGGTGCGGGTGCCCCCCGCCGCCAAGGCCCCCACGCCGGAAGAAATGGCCCGGGTCAGCAACAACGTTTCCGTGCGCCGGGCCCTGGCCCTGTTCAGCCTCAATCTGCGTTTTGAAGGCAGCAAGGAATGGTCCTGGGCCCTGAAGGGCATGAGTGACCGGGAATTGCTAGCCGCCGCCGAAATCGCCAAAAACAGCAATATTTTCGACCGGGCCATCGCCGCGGCGGACAAGACCCGCAACGAGCATGACTACAGCCTGCGCTATCTGGCTCCCTACGTGGATCAGGTGCGTCCGGCGGCCCGCAGCCAGCAGCTGGATGACGCCTGGGTGTACGGCCTGATGCGCCAGGAAAGTCGCTTCGTCACCTCCGCCAAATCCAATGTGGGGGCCTCGGGCCTGATGCAGCTCATGCCCGCCACCGCCCGCTGGGTGGCCAAGAAAATCGGTCTGCGGGACTATTCTCCCAATCAGGTGGCGGATACGGAAACCAATCTCATGCTGGGTACCAGTTATCTGCGCCTGGTCATGGAAAGTCTGGATAATCACCCGGTGCTGGCCTCCGCCGCCTATAACGCCGGTCCGGGCCGGGCCCAGAAATGGCGCGGCAGCCAGCCCCTGGAAGGGGCCATCTACGCGGAGACCATTCCCTTCGCCGAGACCCGGGATTACGTCAAGAAGGTAATGAGCAATTCCATTTACTATTCCATCCTGTTCAATGATCAACCCCAGTCCCTGAAACAGCGGCTGGGGGTGGTCATGCCCAAGGGCAGCGGTATCGGGGCGGTTAGCCCGAGCAGTCTGCCTTAGCCGGATGGTCCGGGGAAACGGCCCGTCGGCCGCTTCCCCCGGTCGCTAGCCCCCGGAGGTCCCGGGCGCCGGAAGTTTCGGCCC
This sequence is a window from Azospira inquinata. Protein-coding genes within it:
- a CDS encoding lytic transglycosylase domain-containing protein gives rise to the protein MFSPFSSSRFSAPLAPWRAGLGKLLWIGLWACSSLASAYTDDRFLLARDAFRAGDAARLERLAPELQGSDLGPYVDYYRLRIHLDQTDPAAIADFLNRQDKTYLAEKLRGDWLRFLAKQQRWQEFDAEYPKVSQPDQDLACYALQGRIQRGDGRALDEALPLWRSLMDPPPPCVPVLEALVLNKRVLAADVWDRIHLQFEANKTAQAWNTVQYLPVSQAPDSRTYAQVVDKPLVWLYQLPPSFAANRQVRELALLALQRVARNDPAVAKDRLEKLQDQFQANDLHWIWGEVAWQAASRHFGDALNWYKRAGDGVLSDEPQAWRVRAALRAQDWGAVRDGVEAMRPPQSEDPTWIYWLGRAYKAGGMLDKANRLFQRIAGQANFYGSLASEELGRPVRVPPAAKAPTPEEMARVSNNVSVRRALALFSLNLRFEGSKEWSWALKGMSDRELLAAAEIAKNSNIFDRAIAAADKTRNEHDYSLRYLAPYVDQVRPAARSQQLDDAWVYGLMRQESRFVTSAKSNVGASGLMQLMPATARWVAKKIGLRDYSPNQVADTETNLMLGTSYLRLVMESLDNHPVLASAAYNAGPGRAQKWRGSQPLEGAIYAETIPFAETRDYVKKVMSNSIYYSILFNDQPQSLKQRLGVVMPKGSGIGAVSPSSLP
- a CDS encoding 5-formyltetrahydrofolate cyclo-ligase yields the protein MSAAPSSPAPAGPHSLSCRSALRRQLVAARLALAPEQVAALSQAICAHLLAGFPQLAQQVVGFCWPVHNEPDLRPALVDLARRGATPALPVVVKNAAPLAFRPWTPDTPLTPDRYGIPTPATGDWVVPSVLLLPVNGVDEKGYRLGYGGGYFDRTLAALAPRPLAIGVGFEQARVADIRPEAHDMPLDALVTEAGIFRFSPPQA